From the genome of Lutzomyia longipalpis isolate SR_M1_2022 chromosome 2, ASM2433408v1, one region includes:
- the LOC129788776 gene encoding uncharacterized protein LOC129788776, with amino-acid sequence MTPMDPKAHEINAAIVANVRKHRVLYDPTVPEYSIKKFSKQAWEAVAKATNLAEEDCKFRWRNLRISFLRYNRTKRNSDAKIKPYYLEQDMAFMLPFIRSRPNTIGRPRKSNSAVKRTPTKRLFGVKKEDMKKLEEPDEVGVVGEDSQDIEFEYVYDDNEKSQMVLEYSSKRDTPISIIAEDNDTSPMYQQSFQDTPKQNYYEIVNSSHRGDTDENPDWNFLRSFLPDLQKMSPSQKIKFKLTLCTAISELLYNADSA; translated from the exons ATGACTCCAATGGACCCAAAGGCACACGAAATAAATGCAGCAATTGTCGCAAATGTACGGAAGCATCGTGTTCTGTATGACCCAACAGTTCCGGAGTACTCCATAAAGAAATTCTCCAAACAGGCTTGGGAAGCTGTGGCAAAAGCCACCAATTTAGCTG AGGAAGACTGCAAATTTCGGTGGCGGAATCTCCGGATAAGTTTTCTGCGGTACAATCGAACAAAACGCAATTCAGACGCAAAGATAAAGCCATATTACTTGGAGCAGGATATGGCTTTTATGTTACCCTTCATCAG ATCCCGACCAAATACAATTGGAAGACCCCGAAAATCCAATTCTGCTGTCAAGAGAACCCCAACAAAGAGACTCTTTGGCGTGAAGAAGGAGGATATGAAGAAGCTGGAGGAGCCCGATGAGGTGGGTGTTGTGGGGGAAGACAGTCAGGACATTGAATTTGAGTACGTCTACGATGACAATGAGAAGTCCCAGATGGTCCTGGAGTACTCATCGAAGCGTGACACACCAATCAGCATAATTGCCGAGGACAATGACACATCGCCGATGTACCAGCAATCCTTCCAGGATACCCCAAAGCAGAATTACTACGAAATTGTAAATTCATCCCACCGAGGGGACACCGATGAGAATCCTGATTGGAATTTCCTCCGAAGCTTCCTTCCGGATTTGCAGAAAATGTCTCCGAGTCAGAAGATTAAGTTCAAATTAACCCTCTGCACGGCCATCAGCGAACTCCTCTATAACGCAGATAGTGCATAA
- the LOC129788786 gene encoding RING finger protein 141-like yields MGQNTSIPDQLMHNKVVNNVHLEIVKHAKVLTEISQLSYDDFQECVRDLNELSRKCVDSQGNQLVFAVKRGTDSSVLWKATVQIACVKVEVQSRQIESYKLLNLKEFLTVFRTFQAHVETLITLEDREERMRTASMIMHEVETITHPEASSGGESANASSTDVTECCICLDRKPEVLLPCAHTYCCPCIEQWNVNNKFCPICQEELSSTDDTWVLSEIPPSQEVSEQICTELMKLSKESK; encoded by the exons atggGGCAGAACACGAGTATTCCGGACCAATTGATGCACAATAAAGTAGTGAATAACGTACACCTGGAGATTGTGAAGCACGCGAAGGTTCTAACGGAAATAAGTCAACTTTCCTACGACGATTTCCAAGAATGCGTTCGAGATCTCaatgaatt GTCCAGGAAGTGCGTGGATTCCCAGGGAAATCAGCTGGTGTTTGCAGTGAAACGTGGCACGGATTCATCGGTCCTGTGGAAGGCAACAGTGCAAATTGCATGCGTTAAGGTGGAAGTTCAGAGCCGGCAGATTGAGAGCTACAAACTCCTCAATCTCAAGGAATTCCTCACGGTCTTCCGGACGTTTCAAGCACACGTGGAAACCCTGATAACCCTGGAAGATCGTGAGGAGCGCATGCGAACAGCATCGATGATAATGCACGAAGTGGAGACAATCACACATCCGGAAGCATCCAGCGGCGGGGAATCGGCGAACGCCAGCAGCACTGATGTCACAGAATGCTGCATTTGCCTCGATAGGAAGCCCGAAGTGCTCCTTCCGTGTGCTCACACCTACTGCTGCCCCTGCATTGAGCAGTGGAATGTAAACAACAAGTTCTGCCCCATCTGCCAGGAGGAGCTCTCCAGCACGGATGATACGTGGGTTCTATCCGAGATTCCCCCATCGCAGGAAGTCTCTGAGCAAATCTGCACGGAACTCATGAAGCTATCGAAGGAATCCAAGTGA